In a single window of the Elaeis guineensis isolate ETL-2024a chromosome 6, EG11, whole genome shotgun sequence genome:
- the LOC140858393 gene encoding uncharacterized protein isoform X2: MTTFPPEEMGGKRKDNGGCDTFHDFLGMNRGDPVQLAAAWAQGGGKRAAAEAAPEGEAEALASMGLSSGGHDLVLGNSNLGSVLLSRLVRRPPVSR; encoded by the exons ATGACGACTTTTCCTCCTGAGGAAAtggggggaaagaggaaggataATGGCGGTTGCGATACCTTTCACGACTTCTTGGGCATGAACCGCGGGGATCCCGTCCAGCTCGCTGCTGCGTGGGCGCAGGGCGGGGGTAAGCGGGCCGCTGCGGAGGCGGCGCCAGAGGGTGAGGCGGAGGCATTGGCGTCCATGGGACTCTCGTCCGGCGGGCATGACCTTGTTTTGGGAAATTCCAATCTGGGTTCAG ttcttctatcaagaCTCGTCCGGAGGCCTCCGGTGAGCCGGTGA
- the LOC105047751 gene encoding katanin p60 ATPase-containing subunit A1: protein MVGTLAGLQDHLKLAREYALEGLYETSIIFFDGVIAQINKHLSTLDDAIIRSKWMNCKKAISEEIDIVKQLDAELRSFKEIPGSRRSSSPPITTKSFVFQPLDEYPTSSCAPMDDPDVWRPPSRDPQTRRSMRAGQAGMRKSSQDATGARGSSRAGTVGRGAKSNAGKSSSGVRSSTSSALSGKKSKSSSSKADSQSGDAEEGKLKRGQYEGPDADLAAMLERDVLETSPGVRWDDVAGLSEAKRLLEEAVVLPLWMPEYFQGIRRPWKGVLMFGPPGTGKTLLAKAVATECGTTFFNVSSATLASKWRGESERMVRCLFDLARAYAPSTIFIDEIDSLCTSRGASGEHESSRRVKSELLVQVDGVNNSSTGEDGQRKIVMVLAATNFPWDIDEALRRRLEKRIYIPLPNFESRKELIKINLRTVEVAADVDIDVVARRTEGYSGDDLTNVCRDASLNGMRRKIAGKTRDEIKNMSKDEISNDPVAMCDFEEALSKVQRSVSAADIERHEKWFAEFGSA from the exons GCATCTTAGCACTCTAGATGATGCCATCATTCGTTCAAAATGGATGAACTGCAAGAAAGCTATTTCTGAGGAAATAGACATTGTCAAACAGTTGGATGCTGAGTTAAGGTCTTTCAAGGAAATTCCAGGGTCCAGGCGGTCCTCTTCGCCTCCTATAACTACAAAGTCTTTTGTTTTCCAACCATTAGATGAATATCCAACTTCCTCGTGTGCCCCCATGGACGATCCTGATGTTTGGAGACCACCTAGCCGAGATCCGCAGACAAGAAGATCCATGAGAGCTGGGCAAGCAGGTATGAGAAAATCCTCCCAGGATGCAACAGGGGCACGTGGTTCATCTAGGGCTGGAACAGTCGGACGTGGGGCAAAGTCAAATGCAGGCAAAAGTAGTTCGGGTGTCAGATCATCAACATCATCTGCACTGTCAGGGAAGAAAAGCAAATCAAGCTCTAGCAAGGCAGATTCACAG AGTGGTGATGCAGAGGAAGGAAAGTTGAAGAGGGGACAGTACGAGGGACCTGATGCAGACTTGGCTGCAATGCTAGAAAGGGATGTCTTGGAGACTAGCCCTGGTGTAAGGTGGGATGATGTTGCAGGGCTCAGTGAAGCCAAAAGACTTTTAGAGGAAGCTGTCGTTCTTCCGTTATGGATGCCCGAGTATTTTCAG GGCATTCGCCGACCATGGAAAGGCGTTCTTATGTTTGGTCCACCTGGTACTGGAAAGACACTTTTGGCTAAGGCTGTGGCTACCGAATGTGGAACAACATTTTTCAATGTTTCTTCTGCTACATTGGCTTCCAAATGGCGTGGAGAGAGTGAGCGCATGGTTCGCTGCCTGTTTGATCTTGCTAGAGCTTATGCTCCAAGTACAATTTTCattgatgaaatcgattctcTTTGCACTTCTCGAGG AGCTTCAGGTGAGCATGAATCATCCAGAAGGGTGAAATCTGAACTTCTAGTGCAAGTGGATGGTGTCAACAACAGCTCTACTGGTGAAGATGGTCAGCGCAAAATAGTGATGGTCCTGGCTGCTACTAACTTTCCATGGGACATAGATGAGGCACTTAG GAGGCGGCTGGAAAAAAGGATATACATACCTCTTCCCAATTTTGAGAGTCGAAAAGAGCTTATCAAGATTAATCTAAGAACCGTTGAG GTAGCTGCAGATGTAGACATCGACGTAGTGGCTCGCCGAACGGAGGGTTATAGTGGAGACGATCTCACAAATGTCTGCCGCGATGCTTCATTGAATGGCATGAGGCGAAAAATTGCAGGCAAGACAAGGGATGAGATCAAGAACATGTCCAAGGATGAGATCTCAAATGACCCTGTGGCCATGTGTGACTTTGAGGAAGCTCTGAGCAAGGTCCAGAGAAGTGTTTCTGCTGCTGATATTGAGCGCCATGAGAAGTGGTTTGCAGAGTTTGGATCAGCATAA
- the LOC140858393 gene encoding uncharacterized protein isoform X1, producing the protein MTTFPPEEMGGKRKDNGGCDTFHDFLGMNRGDPVQLAAAWAQGGGKRAAAEAAPEGEAEALASMGLSSGGHDLVLGNSNLGSGYGIIKFLDEGPEDSAKTKIGSNICFSFLHPLLSNFNSWPLNKKIQ; encoded by the exons ATGACGACTTTTCCTCCTGAGGAAAtggggggaaagaggaaggataATGGCGGTTGCGATACCTTTCACGACTTCTTGGGCATGAACCGCGGGGATCCCGTCCAGCTCGCTGCTGCGTGGGCGCAGGGCGGGGGTAAGCGGGCCGCTGCGGAGGCGGCGCCAGAGGGTGAGGCGGAGGCATTGGCGTCCATGGGACTCTCGTCCGGCGGGCATGACCTTGTTTTGGGAAATTCCAATCTGGGTTCAG GTTATGGTATCATAAAATTcttagatgagggacctgaagacAGTGCAAAAACCAAAATTGGATCCAatatttgcttttcttttcttcatcctttACTTTCTAATTTTAATTCTTGGCCGCTAAACAAGAAAATACAGTGA
- the LOC140858393 gene encoding uncharacterized protein isoform X3 — MTTFPPEEMGGKRKDNGGCDTFHDFLGMNRGDPVQLAAAWAQGGGKRAAAEAAPEGEAEALASMGLSSGGHDLVLGNSNLGSA, encoded by the exons ATGACGACTTTTCCTCCTGAGGAAAtggggggaaagaggaaggataATGGCGGTTGCGATACCTTTCACGACTTCTTGGGCATGAACCGCGGGGATCCCGTCCAGCTCGCTGCTGCGTGGGCGCAGGGCGGGGGTAAGCGGGCCGCTGCGGAGGCGGCGCCAGAGGGTGAGGCGGAGGCATTGGCGTCCATGGGACTCTCGTCCGGCGGGCATGACCTTGTTTTGGGAAATTCCAATCTGGGTTCAG CTTAA